In one window of Escherichia coli DSM 30083 = JCM 1649 = ATCC 11775 DNA:
- the yehP gene encoding vWA domain-containing protein, producing the protein MSELNDLLTTRELQRWRLILGEAAETTLCGLDDNARQIDHALEWLYGRDPERLQRGERYGGLGRSNLTTPEWINSIHTLFPQQVIERLESDAVLRYGIEDVVTNLDVLERMQPSESLLRAVLHTKHLMNPEVLAAARRIVHQVVEEIMARLAKEVRQAFSGVRDRRRRSFISLARNFDFKSTLRANLQHWHPQHGKLYIESPRFNSRIKRHSEQWQLVLLVDQSGSMVDSVIHSAVMAACLWQLPGIRTHLVAFDTSVVDLTADVADPVELLMKVQLGGGTNIASAVEYGRQLIEQPAKSVIILVSDFYEGGSSSLLTHQVKKCVQSGIKVLGLAALDSNATPCYDHDTAQALVNVGAQIAAMTPGELASWLAENLQS; encoded by the coding sequence ATGTCTGAACTGAACGATCTTCTGACCACCCGTGAGCTACAACGCTGGCGATTAATTCTTGGCGAAGCGGCAGAAACGACGCTTTGTGGGCTGGATGACAACGCCCGGCAGATAGACCACGCGCTGGAGTGGCTGTATGGGCGCGATCCTGAACGGCTCCAGCGTGGTGAACGTTACGGTGGATTAGGTCGTTCAAATCTCACCACCCCTGAGTGGATCAACAGCATTCACACGCTGTTTCCGCAACAGGTGATTGAGCGGCTGGAAAGCGATGCCGTGCTGCGCTACGGCATTGAAGATGTGGTGACGAATCTCGACGTGCTGGAACGTATGCAGCCTTCTGAAAGCCTGCTACGCGCCGTTTTGCACACCAAACATCTGATGAATCCCGAAGTACTGGCTGCCGCCCGCCGGATAGTGCACCAGGTTGTTGAAGAGATTATGGCGCGACTGGCAAAGGAAGTTCGTCAGGCTTTTTCTGGAGTACGCGATCGCCGTCGCCGCTCATTTATTTCACTGGCGCGAAACTTTGATTTCAAAAGTACTCTGCGCGCCAACCTGCAACACTGGCACCCGCAACACGGCAAGTTGTATATCGAATCCCCCCGCTTTAACAGCCGCATTAAACGCCATAGCGAACAATGGCAACTGGTCCTACTGGTTGATCAAAGCGGATCGATGGTTGATTCGGTGATCCACTCCGCAGTGATGGCGGCTTGTTTATGGCAGTTACCCGGCATTCGTACCCATCTGGTCGCTTTTGACACCAGCGTGGTTGATCTCACGGCAGACGTTGCCGATCCGGTAGAGTTATTAATGAAAGTACAACTGGGCGGCGGGACCAATATCGCCAGTGCCGTGGAGTATGGTCGGCAACTTATTGAACAACCTGCAAAAAGTGTCATTATTCTCGTGAGCGATTTTTATGAAGGTGGGTCATCATCATTGCTGACGCATCAGGTGAAAAAGTGTGTCCAGAGCGGCATCAAAGTGCTGGGGCTGGCAGCGCTCGACAGCAACGCAACGCCTTGCTATGACCACGATACGGCCCAGGCGCTGGTTAATGTCGGCGCACAAATAGCCGCAATGACACCGGGCGAGCTGGCTTCCTGGCTTGCGGAGAATCTTCAGTCATGA
- the yehL gene encoding ATP-binding protein translates to MSPQNNHLQRPPAAVLYAVELAKLKQNDNAPCPPGWQLSLPAARAFILGDEAQNISRKVVISPSAVERMLVTLATGRGLMLVGEPGTAKSLLSELLATAISGDAGLTIQGGASTTEDQIKYGWNYALLINHGPSTEALVPAPLYQGMRDGKIVRFEEITRTPLEVQDCLLGMLSDRVMTVPELTGEASQLYAREGFNIIATANTRDRGVNEMSAALKRRFDFETVFPIMDFAQELELVASASARLLAHSGIPHKVPDAVLELLVRTFRDLRANGEKKTSMDTLTAIMSTAEAVNVAHAVGVRAWFLANRAGEPADLVDCIAGTIVKDNEEDRARLRRYFEQRVATHKEAHWQAYYQARHRLP, encoded by the coding sequence ATGTCACCGCAGAATAATCACCTGCAGCGTCCGCCTGCTGCTGTGTTATACGCCGTTGAACTGGCAAAATTAAAACAAAATGATAACGCACCTTGCCCGCCAGGTTGGCAGTTAAGTTTGCCTGCGGCCCGTGCTTTTATCCTTGGCGACGAAGCGCAAAATATTAGCCGTAAAGTGGTGATTAGTCCCTCCGCTGTCGAACGTATGTTAGTCACTCTTGCCACCGGGCGCGGTTTGATGTTGGTGGGGGAACCTGGCACCGCAAAATCTCTCCTGTCTGAATTACTGGCAACCGCTATTAGCGGCGATGCCGGGTTAACCATCCAGGGCGGCGCATCTACTACTGAAGATCAAATCAAGTACGGCTGGAACTACGCCCTGCTTATCAACCATGGTCCGTCAACGGAAGCACTGGTCCCTGCCCCGCTTTACCAGGGAATGCGCGACGGCAAAATCGTCCGTTTTGAAGAGATAACGCGTACACCGCTGGAAGTACAAGACTGTCTGTTAGGTATGCTTTCTGACAGGGTGATGACGGTGCCGGAACTCACCGGTGAAGCCAGTCAGCTCTATGCGCGGGAAGGCTTTAATATTATTGCCACTGCCAATACCCGCGATCGCGGCGTCAATGAAATGAGTGCCGCGCTAAAGCGTCGCTTCGATTTTGAAACTGTCTTTCCGATTATGGATTTCGCCCAGGAGCTGGAGCTTGTCGCCAGTGCTTCGGCGCGTTTGCTGGCCCATAGCGGCATTCCGCATAAAGTGCCTGACGCGGTACTGGAGTTACTGGTCCGCACCTTTCGCGATCTGCGTGCCAACGGCGAAAAGAAAACGTCAATGGATACACTGACAGCGATTATGTCCACCGCTGAAGCCGTGAACGTGGCCCACGCGGTGGGCGTCCGCGCCTGGTTTTTAGCGAATCGCGCAGGTGAGCCGGCCGATCTGGTGGACTGTATTGCCGGAACCATCGTCAAAGATAACGAAGAAGATCGCGCGCGCCTGCGCCGTTACTTCGAACAACGTGTTGCTACACATAAAGAAGCTCACTGGCAGGCTTATTATCAAGCTCGCCACCGCCTGCCGTGA